Within the Pseudomonadota bacterium genome, the region GGCAACGATGTCACCGCAGATCGAGGTAAAGGAGCTGCTCGAGGCAGGGGTTCACTTCGGGCACCAGACGAGGCGCTGGAACCCCAAGATGAGGCCGTATATCTTCTCGGCCCGCGACGGGATCCACATAATCGACCTGGACCAGACCGCGCAGCAGGCGCAGCGCGCCTACAAGTTCGTGGCCGACACCGTGGCCCTGGGCAACTCGGTGCTCTTTGTGGGCACCAAGAAGCAGGCCCAGGATGTCGTCGAGGAGGAGGCGAGGCGGGCGGGGCAGTTCTTCGTCACCAAGCGCTGGCTGGGCGGCATGCTCACCAACTTCCAGACCATCAAGCAGTCGATCACGAGGCTCAAGGACCTGGAGGCCAAGAAGGAGAAGGGCGAGTTCGAGAAGCTCCCCAAGAAGGAGACGCTCAAGCTCGACCGCGAGATAGAGAAGCTCGAGTTCTCGCTCGGCGGCATCAAGGACATGGCGAAGACCCCGGGGCTGGTGTACATAGTGGACCCGAACCACGAGCAGATCGCAAAGCTCGAGGCGAGGAAACTCGGCATCCCGATCATCGCCCTCATCGACACCAACAGCGATCCCGACGGGATCGACTACCTCATCGCGGGCAACGACGACGCGATCCGCTCCATATCTTTCTTCACGAAGCTCGTGGCCGACGCCTGCAGCGAGGGGGCCCAGCGCCGAGAGGCGGCGCTG harbors:
- the rpsB gene encoding 30S ribosomal protein S2, with the protein product MSPQIEVKELLEAGVHFGHQTRRWNPKMRPYIFSARDGIHIIDLDQTAQQAQRAYKFVADTVALGNSVLFVGTKKQAQDVVEEEARRAGQFFVTKRWLGGMLTNFQTIKQSITRLKDLEAKKEKGEFEKLPKKETLKLDREIEKLEFSLGGIKDMAKTPGLVYIVDPNHEQIAKLEARKLGIPIIALIDTNSDPDGIDYLIAGNDDAIRSISFFTKLVADACSEGAQRREAALREQKEHAGKEREARPKGPAVREQKIGGKGKAWVARREEAAAPDAEAEKFASAKVEPETPKVEG